The window tcttctctctcatcgtttatctcattaaaatatgattatagctggctaatagcctgctattgtacctgctctaagcatTGTTAAATTTGGACAAAACTATGGAGTGATCTGTCATCTTTGTTCTGTTATTAGTGTAATTACTAATCTGAAGTGACGGATGGACACACACTGCAGTATATCTTCGTCGGATCTTCTCTCCAAGTGGATGGGAGAAAGTGAGAAGCTGGTGACGAACCTGTTCCAGATGGCCCGTGAAAATGCACCCTCCATTATCTTCATCGATGAGATCGACTCTCTGTGTGGCCAACGAGGGGAAGGCAACGAGAGCGAGGCTTCTCGGAGAGTTAAGACAGAATTCCTCGTGCAGATGCAGGTAATTGTCTTGATGCAGTAGCATATCTCTCGCTTCAAACGTTCGTTGATGAATGCAAGTATAAGACAGTGGTGCAAAATTtagttttgtgtgtgtgtgtgtgtgtgtgtgtgtgtgtgtgtgtgtctgtgaATTTTGCTCCATAGCTagctaagttttttttaaaaaaaatattctgtgAATGTGTGGGATGTGCAGGGTGTTGGACATAACGATGATAAAGTCCTTGTTCTTGCTGCCACAAACACTCCATATGCTCTGGATCAGGTAGAACTTACAAGACATCCATCAGTTATCTCTTCCAGTTACATTTTGCATCTCGTTTGTGTTATTGTATAAGCTTGAGTgatgatgatcgatcgatcttctTTTTCCCAGGCTGTACGGCGGCGTTTTGACAAACGTATCTACATTCCGCTACCCGACCTTAAAGCTAGGCAGCACATGTTCAAGGTAAGTACAAAGAAGTTAGCAAAAAGAGCAATGAGATTTTCTCAAACATGCAACCTTGAAACTGAAACTTTTGATAAGTCTTGAACCTGAATCTGAAATCCGCATTGCAGGTCCATCTGGGTGACACCCCTCACAGCCTCACCAAGGGCGACTTCGAGAGCTTGGCTCGCCGGACCGACGGCTTCTCCGGCTCCGACATCGCCGTCTGCGTAAGCCACACCACAGCCACCTATCCCATTTTCTGTAGCAGTATGCATGTCAACTTGTCATTTGATAGCCGACGATCTCTTGGTCGCGTacgtgcgcgcgcgtgtgtgCAGGTGAAGGACGTGTTGTTCGAGCCGGTGCGCAAGACGCAGGATGCCATGTTCTTCTTCGGGAcggcggagggcgacggcgacggcggcgcgtggacgCCGTGTGGGCCGACGCGGCCGGGCGCCGTGCAGATCACCATGCAGGAGCTCGCGGCCAAAGGCCTGGCTGCTCAGGTGAGTCCTGGCTGCCCTAGTCATTCCCCGAATGCCAGAATGCCATCTCTGTGGCATATAGCTTCCCTTCAGCCAATAGACTTTAgtcgaaatttaaattttacaatttaatttttaaacttGATTTTAAGGGTCTTttcatcatattttatttacaaacatttgcttttaaattgctaaaacACATTGACAAAAGTTTTGTTAATAAATTGTTTTTAAATTGTAAATAAGCCGTTGAAGCTTATGTATAAGGGCGTGTTCCAAAGTCTAAACGGAGGTTGAAAACGCTGATAATGGATAAACgtgattagcatatgattaattaagtattaattattaaatttttgaaaaaataagtttatctatttttagaatattttttatataagaaaGTTTTCGAAACACACCATTAATTAGTTAGAAAAACGTGCTAATAGAAACGGGGAAAGTAGCCAAAAGTGATTCTCACTTTAGAACGTGCCCTAAGGGAGACGATGACTGTGGTTGCTGATCTCCTTGTCTACTGTAgatcacgccgccgccgatcacGAGGACGGACTTGGACAAGGTGCTGGCGAGGCAGAAGGCGACGGTGAGCGAGAAGGATCTGGAGGTGTACACCAGGTTCACCAGAGAGTTTGGCGAGGAAGGCTAGCATCATCTTGCTGTCATACTGTGACATCTGATTCCTGTAAATGATCAGTAAGATGCTTCTGTATAGCTAGTGCGCACTCGCATCAGGATTAGTTGAATGATCTGATACAAAGTCTTGCATGGGCAATCTTTCTTTGCATGGTATCAGTGCTGTGAGATGCTACCACGTCCATATAATTTCCTATCTGCCTGGTAATGCAGAGTTGCTCATGGACTGTTACAGTGTTAAAGGCTGGGATTGCCCATAAATTTGCCAGCCAGAAATGAAATTTCTCTACTTACAAACATCACGGGCCTAGATTTAGGATTTAGGATGCATGTTTAAATGCATCATATCCCTGTGACATACAAGCTTGCTGCAAAGACGATGTCACGCTTAATGGCATTGGACGCAGTCTCCATTTTCTTATGCAACGCGGAGTTCCCCATTATGGAAGCTGCATTCCTGAACTCCCTGCAAGTTTCATCCAACCGCACGATTGTTCTTACAATGAGACCTTCAGATACATCTGTCAGCTCACAGATGTCTGCAAATGGGGTCCCCTGCATTGAAAGATCAAATAAGAACACACTGATTCTGCATAACTCTCGCAGAAGAGTTCCCGTGACGTGAGGATGTATACCTTTGCCCATTCGTAGACGACTTCAACAAGACCGAACTTGAGATTATCACGGGCATATTCCTCGGGATCTACAGGCACCTTGAACTCTCTCTGGAGCTTTCCTAATCTGATTGCTGTATCATAAATCCTAGAATAGAAAATAAACACAAGAACAAATGGCACTTAAGTGTGTTTTGCAGGCATTTGAAACAGAAAGCACAAATTCTTCGAATGCATCATATAGGAAATGACAACAagcacaagttttttttttaaaaaaaaagaattaaatctAACCTCTTTCTGGCATCTGCTAGTTTCGGGGTAAGAGATGGTTCTGATGTATTCCTTTGTTGGAAGACCAATGCAGACATAATAGCTACGGCTTCTTCAGGTTCTAGGTCATCCAACTGATTCTCAAACAGACATTCGGTTGATATCAACTCCTCGCCGGAATTCATTTCGCAGGCCACTCGGCCCTTAAGTTGCACCACTAGATCAGAATCAATGTAATGGATTTCTTTTAGTACATCGATCTGCACACATGGAAAGGTAAGAAATGTTACTTTCACAAACCAATCCACGGGCGCTCAGCTGGAAAACACCAGCTTATCAAAATCAAACTCATTTTTTAAGACAATAGAGTAGCACCGTGAAACTTCCAATATGCCAAACAAATCAAAAGTGAGTGGATGAAacgtcatttttttttctaatcccaGTTCTAGTGAGACTGAACTTTGTTGTGCCACAAATAATAGATATCTAATTCCTTATTATGGAGCgtgagaaaaatatatatgtttgacATCTTACTCTGCCTTGAAACTCCGGCATCTGTTGAAGTGCCTCATCTGACATTTCATATTTCAAATCATTCAGCTGATCCTTGTACACCTTTTGCTCCTTCATCAATGCAATATGCTCCTTTAATTTTATACAACCATGGCACTTATTTTCAGACATTTTTTGCAGTAATCTCTGGTAAGCATAGTAGTTCTCAACGAGAAGCATGTCTTTCATTTTTAGATCTGTATTCCATAGAAAATGAAGAAATTAGACAGTGACACAATATACTATTTATAATAACCATGCACATCAAGTAAAACTAAGCACATGATCACTGAGATTATAAAACATAAAACATAATGCAGATGCTACTGCATAGGACTATCCACTATCTGGTAGACAGCGAAGGCTATTTTATCTAGCCGGTCAAAACATCATTAACGGTTACATATTATAAGCCATGAGAACATGGTAATTTCCCTGCAGTCCTATACCTTGCCTATTTACAAGATTGACTAAATTGTTAATAATTT of the Oryza sativa Japonica Group chromosome 2, ASM3414082v1 genome contains:
- the LOC4328374 gene encoding protein SUPPRESSOR OF K(+) TRANSPORT GROWTH DEFECT 1 translates to MDGGMKEQGILLVRKAVEEDDAGNHARALPLYVHALDYLAAHLKYERNPRVRDAITAKLAGYIARAEEIRDALLPAAGDDATPPAAAAEEGKAKCGGGEDESDRAKLRAGLHSAIVSEKPNVRWSDVSGLDGAKQALQEAVVLPVEFPQFFTGKRKPWKAFLLYGPPGTGKSYLAKAVATEADSTFFSISSSDLLSKWMGESEKLVTNLFQMARENAPSIIFIDEIDSLCGQRGEGNESEASRRVKTEFLVQMQGVGHNDDKVLVLAATNTPYALDQAVRRRFDKRIYIPLPDLKARQHMFKVHLGDTPHSLTKGDFESLARRTDGFSGSDIAVCVKDVLFEPVRKTQDAMFFFGTAEGDGDGGAWTPCGPTRPGAVQITMQELAAKGLAAQITPPPITRTDLDKVLARQKATVSEKDLEVYTRFTREFGEEG